The DNA sequence AGATCGTAACATTTGGCAAACGccaaaagagatttttttttcccgatgttTGCAGGCTCCTttgcattctttctttctttctttctaagaAATTGCAAATTGTGCTTGTAATCTAGAAATAATAAATGGTTACATTTTCGACTATTAGATTAAGTTAactgaattcaattcaatgacatttttaagGCCATATTTAATTTTGCAATCAATTTAGTCAAATGCCATCTTGCTTGAATATTCCGTGCATGCAGCAATTTcccatgtagaaaaaaaaaggtgacaaagAACACACCAATCCAGGTCAACCAGTTTATTGGCTGAAAAACATTCAGTCAAAAATCCCTGCAAGTTTCTGCACGAGTGGTTTAGAAAAACATCCTTCGCCGCTGCAAGGGTTGACACTTTAAACAAAGATGATTTATCttgttgaccccccccccccaagccaaATGAACATATGTAAGCTCAGAAATttgaccccacccccccccaaaaaaaaagtttcgaTGAATGTTTAATTAAACAGCGATTACAAGAGGGCCAAACAAAACCATGGGAACTGTTAGCAACAACCCAAAACTTTTCACCCACAAATGGCTACCATAAATAATAAGAACCTTTTTATTAGATCtgattttttcaataaattaacATGTCCCAGACTATGAAAAAGTTTCCCTATACTCAAGTAGAATACGTGTAAacatcactttaaaaaaaaaaaaaaacttctaacaTAAAATTGGATTGTATTTTTTAACCTCATTTAACAATCTCAACTTAAGTTgtccaaacacaaacatttttccaTGTTTCCATGACAACCAATTCACCTTAACATTGCATTAAATTAGACTTCATTGAAGTAGCTGTACTCTATTTGGAGGTGCTTTACCCCGatgtgctttttcttcttttgtgtgaGTCACTTTGTGTTTGTGCGAGAGTgcccacaaacaaacaaaaaaggtatGTTTCCACtgtatgtcagtttttttttagacaagatGTGCTGTGAACTCAAACCTAATTgtgctgaggttttttttttttctctcgctacAAACCTGCAGGATGGCAATTGACGTGAGGTGTTGCCGCTTTTCGTTTCGAGAACGCAAATCGTCACGAAATGCCTCTAAAGTCAATTGCTGAGGTGGTTCAAGTTAGAATTTGGCAAAAATTGTTTGGCGTGTGCACAGGAATAGAATGTTGTGCTTTTTTACGCATTGCCAATTCTTTTCTGccaccatgttaaaaaaaaaataagatgcaACATAACTCACCTTAGTCTTTTATCGTTAAAACTCAATGTTGTGCTGTTTCGCTAATGTAGTTAACTTATTTTTTACCGTTTTATGTTTAGCGCTTTCATTATATAACTTTTGTTCGATTATCATCAATtgtttgtgatatatatataagacTTGTCCTGAACTAAActcttgtgtgttttgtgctaGGACTTCTTTGAACATTGTGACGTCGAGTCTGCGTTGAGGACTTCGATCATGGTTCTGATGGACGGGAAGGTCTCGGCCACAGAGGGCAGATTCTGGTACCAAGATGGTAAACTTTggagtggaaaaacaaaaataagagtTTAGCAAGTTTATTATGACGCTTTATTATTATGCACATTTCGTTCAGCTCACCTTTTGAAGTGCATCCAgctctttgctgttttactgAAACTCTCTGGACTGGGTGTCGTCATGGCCTCAAAGTCCACCAGCTTACAACAAAATGAACACAACCTCATTTGAATCCATTCattttgatattaaaaaaaaaaaatcgattttattacatttaaattctGTTACCTTTCCTTTGGGGATCCGACCAGTGACCTCATTCCCACTGGCCATCACTGCCCCCATCATGACCGAGTAGGCCACCACGCTGAccacacagaagaagaaaatgcaAATGTCCAGATTTCTTTTTATTATGGAAAATATAAATCATGTATGTGACCTATTGGGACCTTGGCGCTCTCCTGAGCTCAACTCATTCAAATGACTAAACGGAGTTGATTTCCTTTTAACAGGATTGGGTGGCCGTCGGTAATGATTACCTGGAACCTCTGGAAAGTGGCATGAGGTTGCAGAAGTAATAAACCAGCGAGAGGATCAAGTTGCACACGGCGTCGGCGTCCTGCAAAGAGCAAAGGTTGTCTCGGTCaggtgaaattaaaaaaatgattcattAGTATTACATTGCTGAACTAAGTGAAAACGGTCACACCAGGTGAGGGCTCAGCAACAGTATCATTGTTTTTTAGTACCGTTTTTTAgcgtatttaattttaaaaggaCTTTAAGCctacaaaatatatacagttttcagtttttaatatatatttaatatgtgCACTTTTCATATATGCAAATAGTACTTTCTACACTACTACAACTTTCAATGCAGATTGAACATCTAAAATAATTTCCCCGAAACactcaaaactttatttaaaatgtacaatatgatTGCGCTTTTTACAGTACGCTGCTGCCGATTGTGGTAGGAAACGCACCGCAAACTCAGTGGAGAGCATGAAGACCTTCCCTTTGGTCGTCAGCTCCCTGTAGATGGACTCGATTTCCGACTGGTACTGGTGCGTGCGCTCCTCCGTGGTCTGCGTCTCAACGGAGAACAACATGTTGCCCACCCTGGAagatggcaaaaacaaaactacagaTTGCAATTTCGGCTTTCTTTCGTGTGAATGTAGAACAGAAATGATGtgtaattaattcaattattgAGAATATGACCAATAATTCCAAAAttttccttaattttttttaaagttgaaatTGGAAATACtggtaactaaaaaaaaaaaaaattaaataaaaaaaaaaaaattttttttttttaaaaaagagagagagcaatgacgatgacatgtcaaatcagtaaaattaccgaatgaacaatactgagctctccagaaaaagaagaaaaaataaaataaaaaaataaagaaatactgGTAACTCTCATTCGTATTTTTTAATATCCAAGTGTGGGAAAAGTGGGAATTTCTGGAATgttaaaaatggtaaactagAGGTGgtgaaatatttatattaatggCAATAAGAGactttaatgatgatgatactgCACGGTCACCTGTCTCCCGTGATGGTGATAGTGAAGCCGTCGTACTCTTTGCCCGGGTCCTTCATACTCGGCACTTTGGAGTTGACCGTGAAGCCATCTCTGGTTTTACTGTTAAACTGCTTCAGGAAACAAACACATGAGCTGCAAATGCATGACGACAACGCTGCGGGTCCACCGTTTCCCTCATTTCATCTTTACCTTCATTATAGGAAGAAGATCCTCCACTTTGTTTACGTTCTCCAGGGCTTGGCGGACCTCTCCCAGCCCTTTGGGGTTGTACGCCCTGGTAAAATTTTAATGACAGAAGTTCATATGGATAAACTTCAAACTGCACAAATCATACACAAAGTTAATAatttatgaaagaaaaaaaacgttttagtgaaaatggagGATAAATTATAATTTCAGAGGGAATCTAACTTTAAAATTCATATAATCCATATAATTAGGAGGGAAATAACGGTGTAGTGAGActattaaattgtaaaacaatgttcaaacataacaatttaaaactaatatatatatttcatagaGATGAAACCAGGTGTTGACAAGagtgggttattttttttaaaatcttttattAATTCTTTAAGGTATTCTTTTTAggtgtgtcaaaattagtgcattcatttcgtgttaatttaaagttcctttaataccactcattttcttaatgcgcgattaatgaccgccctttacttggaaagcctgtactgaaattccagtcacaacgcagcagacgacgtcaaaattgagcagtaataaatgtaataatattgcatatatttatggagactggggtcaagttgcattttacaatattaaaaatgtgcagaatttcacaagttacttcatgttaaagattagataactcttgaaaaatgaaaagaaaaatgcacggaGCCGTCACCAAtgccttacaaatgcaattatgccatctagtggcagaaaaattaccaacacaaatcaagaccacattcattttttttttatagtacagtacatctgtttaattttaactaaattttgggaattattatgaaatgactatcaatgactaaaagatgcagccatatttctattagtttaaaaatgtatccccttttatgttaacaggagtataaaaagttagaaaaaatattttattgtacatttagaacggatataaaatttgcgattaatcgtgtgttaactattgaagtcatgcgattaaaattttaaatcgccaaataatttttatttgatcaatttCTGCTCTTGTCTGGTTTCTTTGCTTTCTTTCTCCAAAATCAAGAAAGGAGATACGCAAATTTAACACCAACGATTCCGGCTGAAGAAAGCAAACAATGGAATGTGTGATGAAAGCTGTGACGTGAACGCGCACCCGTGGTAGACCAGTATTCTGTCTTTGATGAAGTGAAGGATGTTGTCAAAGTAGGCCAGGTATCTGATGTTGATAATCTGGCCCCTGAGGgaaggaaaaaggaaaagaaaaaaaaagacagggtTTTGAGAAAACACAGTGCATCGAATAAGAGGTTAATGAGTGTTGCTTTCACCTGATAAGGTTGATGTGATTGTTGAAGCCACGACTGAGACTCCTGGCAGGCATCTGGTCTAACCACAGAACCGGCTGGTCAGGATCAGCAATCCTCCAggcagaagaagaaagaaagttaTAAGAGCCCAGCTCATCCACAAACACTAAAATCCTAAAAACCTCGTTTAGACTTCTTACCTCCTCCACTTGACGGCGATGTCAAACATGTCCCTCCACTGCATCTGCCTGGTCTTGCCGTTGACGCGCACTTTGGCGCTGCTCCACGTGCGCTGCATGGCCTGCATCACCTCTAGTGTGGCCAGGCCCATGGCTGCACACAGCAAAACACATTAGCGTAATTTCCTCATTTCATTGGAGTGCTCAAGAGGTCATTTCGGGCACCTCGGTGTATCCTCTTGTTAGGCAAGAAGCCCGGCGTGTCGTACTGCATCATCGCCCCCAGATGGTCGGCCGTGCAGATGAGCTTCTGGACGTCACTGCTGTAGGACTCAAAGTTCTGTGGCAGCACATCCCTGATAGGGAAGAAAAGAGTAGCTGACTGATTGCAAGATTTGGTTTTATTCTAGAAGCAACTACAATTACAAAACGCgggataattaactcattcactgccattgacggctatagacatcaaaaattcatttgaactatttctattagtttaaaaaaaattccacttttgctaacaagagtatgaaaacctagaattttatttattgtaaatttagaacagatataagatttgtgattaatcgtgagttaactagtgaagtcatgtgattaattacaattaaaaaaaaataataatcgcctgacggcctaataaaaaaacaagaaaaaaaaacaaggggcgtttaatcataattaatcgcatgataattttatatctgttgttaatgtacaataaaaaatataggttttcataaaaaatgaaatgaaatgaaaaattgttaaactaatagaaatagttcacatgaatttttgacctctatagtcgtcaatggcagtgaatgagttaagagtgggAGATGTTATATCAAGATAATTTAAACTAAATTGTACATTCAtagatttatatattattactgagaaagcaaaaaaacaacaaaaaacacatactTAATATGCGGCTGCAGGCCAGGCTGCTCCTCGTAGTCTTCTATAAGAAAGGGCAGATTCTTGGCCCAGTGATTCTTAAAGTTGCCCGGCAAGTCCTGGTCCACGTTGTATTCGGCGACCGGGACGTCCAGGTGGGAGTGCAGGTAGCGAGAGTACTCTGGTTGGGTGAAACAACATCACACGAGTGTTACTAAAAATGATCTGGAACGTCAGACTGCCGCATCGACGGCACCCCCACCTCGGAGGTATTTGACTTTGAGGTATTCGGAGCTGGCCTTCTGTCCCAGCAGCGGGTCGTTGAGCATGACTTTGGTCTGCGCTTTGATGCCCTCGTAGAACTGCCCCATGGCCACGTGACTCAGGCCCTTCATGTACTGGCACACCTCGTTGTACGGCTCCAGCTGCAGACACCTCTGAAGGGAAAACACAACAGTCACTTGCCTTGAAACCAAATGACGTGTTTGTGCGCAAGGGCACACCGTTTCTTCATATATTAGCGATTCGTGGACTTTATTAGGGAACCAATCGTCCATTACTCACTCACGGGTTGGCTTTTAATGTGCTCAGGCTGAAGCActgtctaaaataaaaaatattgctttgatGGCCTCTTGGTGCCAAGCCACTAGAGGTTGTGTGAAAGGCACCGACTGATACATTTCCGATCATCTTATAAAGCTCCaatgccaccattttgtggGATCTCTGTGTGAAAGAGGCTGAAAAGTGGTGCATCAACTCCTAACTGTGAGAGTAATCAGATGCATGAAGTGTGGACTGAGTGTGAAGTTACGAATATCAcataaataagttaaaaaaaacaaaaacaaatatgtcattattgtgttaattttatcccCCCCGCCCTCTATTTATGAGGAGCTACTTCCTAGCCTCTAACATGATAAACATGGCTGAAATGAAGTAATGTGAGAGAGAGGACTGAATGGGACCTGAGATTAAAATTGCCCATCCGATAATCATTTCGGGGAATGTGAGGTTACTCACCAACAAAACAGACAATCTAACCGGCGTTAGAAAACTCATAGAAAAATCAAGTTCCTCTCTCTCATTTACAAACAACTTCATACAACGTAAACCTATTAATGAAAGGGAATAAAACCTCTATAGACCTCCTGTATGCCATTCCGAAAGGTGCATATGGAATTTTAACTCCTGTTTTCTCCTCTGGGCATCAATAAAGGAtatcttatcttattttgaCAAGGCCTCTTTCACACAAAGATCCTGCAAAATGGCCGCGCCCGATCTGAAACAGAAGATAGGGCATTTATCTATATAAGCCGTTTCACATTTGCGTAAATGTGTGCACTTTTGTAGTTGTGGGTCCACCTTAAAGTTGCCGATGGCCTCCTGCAGGGAGCCGTGGTGGTAGAGCATCATGCCTCGGAGCTGCAGAGACTGGATGTGGTTCTGGTTCAGCATGAGGGCCTTCTGGAAGCTTTCCATCGCCGCCTCGAAGTCGCCCAACTCTCTGGATGAAAAATTGGGAGTGAAACCGGTTCAGAcgtatgagcaaaaaaaaaaagggacaacaGGAAGTTAGTATACCTATAGGCTTGTCCCAGGCTCTTGTAAGCGTCTATGAAGTCAGACTTGAGCTTCAGAGCCTCTTTGAAAGTCTCAATGGCTTCCTGAGGATACAACAGAGCTCTGCGTCAATTTTAAGACCCATGAATGGTGGATTTAAGGATTAAgtagcaaatttattttttattataattggggcctttaattttttagaaaaaaagatttcaggATCTACAGAAAAGTTGCTTAAgacatttttccaaaaatttgaatttaagtCAGCACCTTGAGCATGCCTCTGTGGAAGAAGGTGAGGCCTTTGTAGAGCATAGCGATAGGCTGATTCTTTTTCAGCTCCAAAGATTGCTGGAAGtcctccgccgccgccacgTAGTCCTGGTGGAAATGAAGGGTGATGGTCaatattgtttatatatgaaaaaaaaaaaaatgcggtgGGAGACATCGCTTTTTCTGCTGAGTGAAGCACTaggtcaggggtggccaagttcggtcctcgagagccactatccagcctgttttccatgtttctctccactaacacacctgattcatgatcaggatcgttgtcaggcttctgcaaagcttgctgatgagctgatcattagaatcagctgcgctgaaggaggaagacatggaaaacaggctggatagtggctctcgagggccgaacttggccacccctgcactaGGTGGTATTAAGAGGTGGATCAAGTCAAGTAAGTCCCGACTACTAATTTGCACATCCTGCCActtatgtaaacacacacatttggtgTATTGTATTTCAGACCTCTGAGATGAAGAGTAGTGTTCCTCTGTGTCTGTAGAGTCGAGCTGATGGTTGTAGCTGGATGGCTTTGGTCAGGTCTGCCAGAGCCTCGCTGATGCGTCCCAGAGGAGACAAAATCTacacatacacagacagacaatGTTGTTATAGCTGAACGAGGgggtaaaatgtgtgtttttttgtcagaaaaaaggAACTTTTGTTTCTGTGTGGGGAAGCGGCAGCTAACCTCTGCTCTCTGCTCGTACACTTCAGGCCAGTTGGGCTCCAGTGTGATGACTCTGGTAAGCTCATATAGTGCCAGGTCAGCATTTTTGATGTCCTGGCGGATGCAGGGGGAAGCAACAGCAGTTACAATTGttgcagatgtaaaaaaaaaataaaataaaaaaaagtgagcccTGTGCACATCCAGGGAAGTctcacatcttttaaatttacatttatttattttgcagttaataatatattaaggtaaatgaccccccccccaaaaaaatggcacCAATTAAACAACTTTATGTCGCTCACCTGATGACTTTTCTTGCCATAGGCGATCCCTCTGCCATAAATGGCGCTGACCAGCTCGGGGTCACTCTGcagccaaaaaagaaaagaaaaaaaacatgcagcataattcagattttgacattataatTAGATGGTGTTTGGAGGTACCTGCAGCAGGAGGGAGAAGTGTTTGATGGCTTCATCATAGAGGCCGTTGCCGATCAGAACGTAGCATatggctaaaaataaaaaaagcacaagATGGAGGTGCTTAATCAGGATGCAAAAGGGGCTCAATTAGGACAACATACCGAGTTCCTCAtttgtgttgacatttttaacggGGTAGGGAATTTTCTTCTGCTCAATAAATAGTTTGGCTtgattctataaaaaaaaaaaaaaaaggacatttccagATTAGATGACACGTTTATGCTGCATGAAGTATTTTTTCTGGTGCGTGATCTCACAAGAACTTTCTCTGTGTTGAGCGAGTAAACTGACTCGCAGGGTTGGTTGCTGCCCTCCTCGCAGTTTGGATCATCCAGCTGCAAAATAGATGATTCTGAAAAGAGACATACAGTATGATGGACATTTAGGACCCAAATAAAGGGCTTTACCTGGACCATTATTCTCAGTCGTAGGAAGTAACGTAGTACAAATATGTATACTTAAGTATGGCGTGAATATGTTTGGCAGGCATTTTTCTGATAAATAATCTCCTTTTGAGGTGGTCTCAACATCAACCATTTTGAAAGCGCttgcatcaaaaaaaaacaaagagtgtTGACCTTACAAGATAGGAACACCACTGCACAGGAGAAACAGTTTCGCTCGAATAAAAAATCTTGACATTATTAATGCTATACCCATAAGAAAGAAAAGCAGTAGACTTGACACTGACTTTATCTTATTAATTTAATACTTtaactgtctttgtttttaCGTCTGACACTTTATGGACAGCACTTTCGTATGCAGCTGTGGTTGCTGttagtgctctataaataaagttgggtTGAGGAATtagaattaatgtaaaatctaAAGGGGCTGCCACTTGCAGATTTTACCCCCAACATTTACAATATTATCTATAATTGACTATCACACCAAATCAGTTGTTTAACATTCTAATTTTCTAGGAAAAATAAAGACGCCGGCGGTCTGTCAAAAGCATTGCGGTCACTCGCTAcggtatgttagcattagctagttGACGTAGCGTTCAGAATTTAAACAACACTTTGCTACCCGTTTTTCTCCCCCTTCCCGTTTACCGCAGTCCGCCGCGTACTCTTCCCAGTCGGACGTCGACGAGCTGCAACCCTGCTTGTGGAGCTCGCTGTTGAACAGCGTCAGCGTAGAGAAGAACTCGGTGGCCGGCGCCACTCGACACAGGTAGCCGCAGAGAAGCGAGAGAACAACTGCGGTCCGTCTGGCAGGCTCCATGTTTAGCGGTGACATGCGCGTGCATTGCGCTTCCACCCGACCGGAGATCGGCCGGCCACGCCCCCTACCTCTTCTTGTCGATTCATAGGTTGGATTTGAACGGCATGGGCAAACGGCATTCAAAGCAGCATTACCGCCGCCTACTGCACTGGAGTGGATATTACGTGAATTTAGATtcatttacaacaaaaacatgcaatgcGTGCCATTAGTGGTGTAACCCCAcctatttaagcatttttgcgtaaaaatagaaatatgaataataaataaataatacattccGCTCTTTTCCATCTACCGGACACACTCGCAGCATTTGAGAGTGGAAACAGAAGTGTTTTCaagcttattttctttttttaaatacttgtcaattaagaaaaatatatcAGTCACTTCGGTAACAATACTCTTCTCTGcagtgtgtcaaatttacaagacatttatttttgtttcacaaGGGCTTTAACATGAAATTCTGAGGTTGCGTGAATAGCTCTTGAGAAGAAAATCCTTGTGTTTCTAGTGTTTAAACCAAAATGAATTACATACAGGTtgaaatgtaagaaaaacaaaacaaaaaaaacttttgcaaccaacatacatttttacaaaCATTCCCATTCACAGATTTACTACTTTTTCAGTTGAATAGTACAGTTCGGTgagatcaataaaaataaaatgaaatgagttATCAAGAGACGTGCTCGAGCCGTGAGGTAGACTGATGCGCGTAAGGTGGTCTCTGCTACATGAGAGGTGGAGAGAGACAAAACAAATCAAtcccaattttatttattttttaactgcactggtgtgtatgtgtgtatgtatagaGGGGGCCGTGTTATCATATATACACTCTATGGACACTTCatcaggtacacacacacacacacacacacagcatcaaAGTTTGATTCACTCATTTCGAGGATACATCATGAAAAAGGgccgtttcttttcttttctctcttttttttttatgaatcccATTTAACAtctgtacctaatgaagtgaccaTTGCAAGCATGTAAAGACTATAATGTATGCGTGTACACTGTGAGAGTGGCAGCCATTATGCATCGCCAAAGGATGAGGCCTTGTCCTTCAACAGATCCA is a window from the Vanacampus margaritifer isolate UIUO_Vmar chromosome 19, RoL_Vmar_1.0, whole genome shotgun sequence genome containing:
- the ttc13 gene encoding tetratricopeptide repeat protein 13 isoform X1 — encoded protein: MSPLNMEPARRTAVVLSLLCGYLCRVAPATEFFSTLTLFNSELHKQGCSSSTSDWEEYAADCESSILQLDDPNCEEGSNQPCESVYSLNTEKVLNQAKLFIEQKKIPYPVKNVNTNEELAICYVLIGNGLYDEAIKHFSLLLQSDPELVSAIYGRGIAYGKKSHQDIKNADLALYELTRVITLEPNWPEVYEQRAEILSPLGRISEALADLTKAIQLQPSARLYRHRGTLLFISEDYVAAAEDFQQSLELKKNQPIAMLYKGLTFFHRGMLKEAIETFKEALKLKSDFIDAYKSLGQAYRELGDFEAAMESFQKALMLNQNHIQSLQLRGMMLYHHGSLQEAIGNFKRCLQLEPYNEVCQYMKGLSHVAMGQFYEGIKAQTKVMLNDPLLGQKASSEYLKVKYLREYSRYLHSHLDVPVAEYNVDQDLPGNFKNHWAKNLPFLIEDYEEQPGLQPHIKDVLPQNFESYSSDVQKLICTADHLGAMMQYDTPGFLPNKRIHRAMGLATLEVMQAMQRTWSSAKVRVNGKTRQMQWRDMFDIAVKWRRIADPDQPVLWLDQMPARSLSRGFNNHINLIRGQIINIRYLAYFDNILHFIKDRILVYHGAYNPKGLGEVRQALENVNKVEDLLPIMKQFNSKTRDGFTVNSKVPSMKDPGKEYDGFTITITGDRVGNMLFSVETQTTEERTHQYQSEIESIYRELTTKGKVFMLSTEFADADAVCNLILSLVYYFCNLMPLSRGSSVVAYSVMMGAVMASGNEVTGRIPKGKLVDFEAMTTPSPESFSKTAKSWMHFKSLPSWYQNLPSVAETFPSIRTMIEVLNADSTSQCSKKS
- the ttc13 gene encoding tetratricopeptide repeat protein 13 isoform X2 produces the protein MSPLNMEPARRTAVVLSLLCGYLCRVAPATEFFSTLTLFNSELHKQGCSSSTSDWEEYAADCESSILQLDDPNCEEGSNQPCESVYSLNTEKVLNQAKLFIEQKKIPYPVKNVNTNEELAICYVLIGNGLYDEAIKHFSLLLQSDPELVSAIYGRGIAYGKKSHQDIKNADLALYELTRVITLEPNWPEVYEQRAEILSPLGRISEALADLTKAIQLQPSARLYRHRGTLLFISEDYVAAAEDFQQSLELKKNQPIAMLYKGLTFFHRGMLKEAIETFKEALKLKSDFIDAYKSLGQAYRELGDFEAAMESFQKALMLNQNHIQSLQLRGMMLYHHGSLQEAIGNFKRCLQLEPYNEVCQYMKGLSHVAMGQFYEGIKAQTKVMLNDPLLGQKASSEYLKVKYLREYSRYLHSHLDVPVAEYNVDQDLPGNFKNHWAKNLPFLIEDYEEQPGLQPHIKDVLPQNFESYSSDVQKLICTADHLGAMMQYDTPGFLPNKRIHRAMGLATLEVMQAMQRTWSSAKVRVNGKTRQMQWRDMFDIAVKWRRIADPDQPVLWLDQMPARSLSRGFNNHINLIRGQIINIRYLAYFDNILHFIKDRILVYHGAYNPKGLGEVRQALENVNKVEDLLPIMKFNSKTRDGFTVNSKVPSMKDPGKEYDGFTITITGDRVGNMLFSVETQTTEERTHQYQSEIESIYRELTTKGKVFMLSTEFADADAVCNLILSLVYYFCNLMPLSRGSSVVAYSVMMGAVMASGNEVTGRIPKGKLVDFEAMTTPSPESFSKTAKSWMHFKSLPSWYQNLPSVAETFPSIRTMIEVLNADSTSQCSKKS